One genomic segment of Catalinimonas alkaloidigena includes these proteins:
- a CDS encoding iron chaperone yields the protein MQYKADTPAAYVEELEKDWRKDKLLQVRNMILQSGSTLHEGIEYKMLSYGNAKKTLFHLNAQKGYVSLYVGNISKIENAHELLQGFDRGKGCIRIKKTTKLSETRLSEFINTAIEHWRAGGRYRLLMNKR from the coding sequence ATGCAATATAAGGCAGACACACCCGCGGCATATGTAGAAGAACTAGAAAAAGACTGGAGAAAAGATAAGCTTCTGCAGGTACGCAACATGATTCTACAAAGTGGTTCAACGCTTCATGAAGGCATAGAATACAAGATGTTGAGCTATGGTAACGCAAAGAAAACCCTGTTTCACCTGAATGCGCAAAAGGGATACGTGAGCCTGTATGTGGGAAATATCAGTAAGATTGAAAATGCTCATGAATTACTGCAAGGATTTGACAGGGGCAAAGGCTGCATTAGAATAAAGAAGACTACTAAGCTCTCTGAAACACGCTTAAGTGAATTTATCAATACAGCAATCGAGCATTGGAGAGCAGGTGGGAGATACAGATTGCTGATGAATAAACGATAG
- a CDS encoding PAS domain-containing sensor histidine kinase, whose amino-acid sequence MEVDSYSREALEKLSKQELIKLLLDKHEHASANRNDSASAHEGQHRQTHIDTADQAYFYQLVAENFPNGAIAIVDRKGRYQFVAGKELQKLGKTPEDFLGKAIVVLPVSAEVEKKLHQTLHATLQGKSCKLEISFNTNAYIIHTLPLIYRHGKVEQILVFLQNITDQKKALREVQYQKAQLESLIENVDDAIWSVDTENTLMMANSAFYQAIKRLYKTDIKAGQKIHEQVTYENFMLPYRRDAQPILYLQQWQKCQERALQGEKVTTEIHYPFRFKDISIRVSLNPVFDTDKKVIGITFFVHDVTDFRKALSYAQKQEVKFKALAENIPGIVYITRLRPKYKSLFISNKVEFFTGYPAEVFLREERSIKDLIHPEDIEGVRQDFIEAQQKQSAYHFVYRLKHKQGHYTWVKEHGVAIEQENGIVLEGVILDISTKKKYEEQLEHQNQHLRKVNAELDHFAYSVSHDLRAPLTSAMGLLTLLQMEKQPLQQEEYIRIINDNLRKLDAFIQDIILLSKNVRTDLEVSEIDFKEVIHEVIESQKYGTEAEKIDIDVEVRQDEKFYSDRRRLKIILNNLVSNALKYSFLRRERPFAQVKVSVENATLTMSVSDNGIGIQEVHLPKIFEMFYRATDRKSGTGLGLYLVKETLDKLGGNIEVESTYGEGTTFKVQLPEIIDKELERKGKP is encoded by the coding sequence ATGGAAGTAGATTCTTACTCTCGTGAAGCACTTGAAAAGCTATCCAAGCAGGAACTGATCAAACTATTGCTGGATAAACATGAGCATGCATCTGCCAATCGTAATGATTCGGCGTCAGCACATGAAGGTCAACACAGGCAAACACATATAGATACAGCGGATCAGGCTTATTTTTATCAGCTGGTAGCAGAAAACTTTCCTAATGGTGCCATTGCCATAGTAGATAGAAAAGGACGGTATCAATTTGTTGCCGGAAAGGAGCTGCAAAAATTAGGGAAGACCCCTGAGGATTTTTTGGGAAAAGCAATAGTGGTACTTCCTGTAAGTGCTGAAGTTGAAAAGAAACTACATCAGACACTGCATGCCACACTGCAAGGTAAGAGCTGTAAGCTGGAAATTTCATTCAATACGAATGCCTACATCATCCACACCCTACCGCTTATTTATCGGCATGGGAAGGTTGAACAAATACTGGTTTTTTTACAAAACATCACGGATCAGAAAAAAGCCCTGAGGGAAGTACAATATCAAAAGGCTCAGCTGGAATCACTGATAGAGAATGTGGACGACGCCATTTGGTCAGTAGATACTGAAAATACGCTCATGATGGCTAATTCAGCTTTTTATCAGGCTATCAAGCGTCTTTACAAAACCGATATTAAAGCTGGGCAAAAAATTCATGAGCAGGTCACTTACGAAAATTTTATGCTTCCCTATCGCAGGGATGCCCAGCCTATTCTGTATTTACAGCAGTGGCAGAAGTGCCAGGAGCGTGCTTTGCAGGGTGAAAAAGTTACCACTGAGATCCATTATCCTTTCAGGTTTAAGGATATATCTATCCGGGTCTCTTTGAACCCGGTGTTTGACACTGATAAAAAAGTGATCGGCATCACTTTCTTTGTTCACGATGTAACTGACTTTCGGAAAGCCTTAAGTTATGCACAGAAGCAGGAAGTGAAATTTAAAGCCCTGGCTGAAAATATCCCCGGAATAGTATATATCACTCGCTTGAGGCCCAAGTATAAGTCCCTTTTTATCAGTAATAAGGTTGAGTTTTTCACGGGTTACCCCGCTGAAGTATTTTTGAGGGAGGAACGAAGTATCAAAGATTTAATACACCCTGAGGATATAGAAGGGGTAAGGCAGGATTTTATAGAGGCACAGCAAAAGCAAAGCGCTTACCATTTTGTCTACCGCCTCAAGCATAAGCAGGGGCATTATACCTGGGTGAAAGAGCATGGGGTGGCTATCGAACAGGAGAATGGCATTGTACTGGAAGGCGTGATTCTGGATATAAGTACCAAAAAGAAGTATGAAGAACAGTTAGAACATCAAAACCAACATTTGAGAAAGGTCAATGCGGAACTGGATCATTTTGCCTATAGTGTCTCCCACGACCTAAGAGCCCCCCTTACATCAGCTATGGGTTTATTAACATTGCTGCAAATGGAAAAACAGCCCCTGCAGCAAGAAGAGTATATCCGAATCATAAATGATAATCTTCGAAAGCTGGATGCCTTTATCCAGGATATTATTCTGCTCTCCAAGAACGTACGTACGGATTTAGAAGTCAGCGAAATTGATTTCAAAGAAGTCATACATGAGGTGATAGAATCTCAAAAGTATGGTACGGAGGCGGAGAAGATAGACATTGACGTAGAGGTCAGACAAGATGAGAAGTTTTATTCTGACCGAAGGCGCCTTAAGATTATTTTGAATAACCTTGTTTCCAATGCCTTGAAATATAGTTTTTTACGACGTGAAAGGCCTTTCGCCCAGGTGAAAGTTAGCGTTGAGAACGCTACACTTACCATGAGTGTAAGCGACAATGGTATTGGTATACAAGAGGTACATCTGCCCAAAATTTTTGAAATGTTCTACCGAGCGACAGACCGCAAATCAGGTACAGGCCTGGGCTTGTATTTAGTAAAAGAAACCCTTGATAAGCTGGGTGGCAATATCGAAGTGGAGTCTACTTATGGTGAAGGTACTACATTTAAGGTACAGCTACCTGAAATTATTGATAAGGAGTTGGAGCGTAAAGGTAAGCCCTAA
- a CDS encoding SMP-30/gluconolactonase/LRE family protein has protein sequence MKAKAVTLILCYFLLLVKLASAHPAIGIVMDSKGVVYYTDLLHVWKISPDGSHTIAVKNVHTHQLYLDKEDNLYGEHSWYEGEATDQWGHYIWRLNNDGELEYTVPRTEGLPVNNTLIRDHESNEYWTEKFGTHEVIKKKTANGEIDLHTDHRFQDIRWICTSREGKDLYVIDHLTLKKVSAKGQVVNITDNLKESSPPFFSVSDHHYLMGVWTDAEAYIYVAVFGARKVKRITPEGKVETVLEAPENWSPTGGLVASDSSLWVLEFSRQNKARVRKVSPDGKILIFQT, from the coding sequence ATGAAAGCTAAGGCTGTAACACTCATTTTATGCTACTTTCTGCTGTTGGTAAAGCTGGCATCAGCACATCCTGCTATCGGGATTGTTATGGACAGTAAGGGCGTGGTATATTACACTGATCTGCTCCATGTCTGGAAAATATCCCCCGATGGGTCGCATACCATTGCTGTAAAGAATGTGCATACCCATCAATTATACCTTGACAAAGAGGATAATCTCTACGGAGAACATAGCTGGTATGAGGGAGAAGCAACTGACCAATGGGGGCATTACATATGGCGGCTGAACAATGATGGTGAGTTGGAGTATACTGTGCCCCGGACAGAAGGCCTGCCCGTCAATAATACCCTGATAAGAGACCATGAAAGTAATGAATACTGGACTGAAAAGTTCGGTACGCATGAAGTGATAAAGAAGAAAACAGCAAATGGTGAAATAGATTTACATACGGATCATAGGTTTCAGGACATTCGCTGGATATGTACATCCCGGGAAGGGAAGGACCTCTATGTGATTGACCATCTGACACTGAAAAAAGTAAGCGCAAAGGGGCAGGTAGTCAACATTACGGACAACCTAAAAGAATCTTCCCCACCGTTTTTTTCAGTAAGTGATCATCACTACCTGATGGGGGTCTGGACAGATGCTGAAGCGTATATTTATGTAGCTGTTTTTGGAGCAAGAAAAGTTAAAAGAATTACACCAGAGGGTAAGGTAGAAACTGTATTAGAAGCGCCCGAAAACTGGTCACCCACAGGGGGATTAGTAGCTTCAGATAGCAGCCTGTGGGTTTTGGAGTTTTCCCGACAAAATAAAGCGAGAGTCCGAAAGGTGAGTCCTGACGGTAAAATTCTGATTTTTCAAACTTAA
- a CDS encoding glycoside hydrolase family 2 protein, which produces MKQQLITTLFIFCICTVLQAQNAEWEAVQGKIMTDWAAAVEPENPLPEYPRPQMVREDWHNLNGLWDYAVQSKGSEAPSSYEGKILVPFAIESALSGVGKRVGEAHELWYHTTFELPRSMRRKTVLLHFGAVDWEAEVFVNGQSVGIHRGGYDPFAFDISEALQGRGAQELALRVWDPTNDGPQPRGKQVKDPRGIWYTPVTGIWQTVWLEAVPDSYIQSTKNTPDLDNNAFKVSAEVANAHNGDQIRVRVMDGGNTVAERTVGASEEAVLSIDNPTLWEPGSPHLYDIEVALLHNGRVVDEVETYSAMRKISIEADENGIQRMMLNNEFVFQYGPLDQGWWPDGLYTAPTDEALKFDIEKTQDLGFNMIRKHVKVEPARWYYHCDQLGMLVWQDMPSGDMGNFWNQRPGVVMGIETERERTPESEAIFRTEWQEIMDDFHNFPSIVVWVPFNEAWGQFKTEEITNWTMEHDPSRLVNSASGGNFFPVGHIIDLHNYPDPAMPDPAFFGEDRIIVLGEFGGLGLPEEGHTWQEKDNWGYQSFKNQQELGARYKKLMNDLMPLISKGLSAAIYTQTTDVEVETNGLMTYDRKVIKFDEAQMKQLHNQLINAHD; this is translated from the coding sequence ATGAAACAACAACTAATTACTACACTCTTTATTTTTTGTATATGTACTGTCTTACAAGCCCAGAATGCGGAATGGGAAGCGGTACAAGGTAAAATAATGACCGACTGGGCTGCAGCAGTAGAGCCTGAAAATCCATTGCCGGAATACCCCCGTCCGCAAATGGTTCGGGAAGACTGGCATAATCTCAATGGCCTCTGGGACTATGCCGTCCAAAGTAAAGGCAGTGAAGCCCCCTCTTCCTATGAAGGAAAAATCCTGGTGCCCTTTGCCATAGAATCCGCTCTGTCAGGCGTGGGCAAAAGAGTAGGAGAAGCGCATGAACTCTGGTACCACACTACTTTTGAGCTGCCCCGCAGCATGCGAAGAAAAACTGTGCTGCTACACTTTGGTGCGGTTGACTGGGAAGCAGAAGTCTTTGTCAACGGTCAGAGTGTAGGCATCCACCGGGGAGGCTATGATCCTTTTGCTTTTGACATCAGTGAAGCCTTGCAGGGCAGGGGAGCACAGGAGCTGGCCCTTAGAGTCTGGGATCCCACCAATGATGGCCCCCAGCCCAGAGGAAAGCAGGTCAAAGACCCGCGAGGGATCTGGTACACCCCAGTGACGGGTATCTGGCAAACCGTTTGGCTGGAAGCGGTGCCCGACAGCTATATCCAGTCTACCAAAAACACGCCTGATCTGGACAATAATGCATTCAAAGTAAGCGCTGAAGTCGCCAATGCCCATAACGGTGATCAAATCAGAGTGCGTGTGATGGATGGAGGAAATACAGTGGCCGAACGAACCGTAGGCGCCAGTGAAGAAGCAGTTCTATCCATTGACAATCCTACGCTTTGGGAGCCGGGAAGTCCTCACCTCTACGACATAGAAGTAGCCCTCTTGCATAATGGAAGGGTAGTAGACGAAGTAGAAACCTATAGCGCTATGCGTAAGATCAGCATTGAAGCTGATGAAAACGGCATACAGCGCATGATGCTCAACAATGAATTTGTTTTCCAGTACGGTCCTCTGGATCAGGGCTGGTGGCCGGATGGCTTATATACTGCCCCCACTGATGAAGCACTGAAGTTTGACATTGAGAAGACACAGGACCTGGGCTTTAACATGATCAGAAAGCATGTAAAAGTAGAGCCTGCCCGCTGGTACTACCACTGCGATCAGCTGGGCATGCTGGTCTGGCAGGATATGCCCAGTGGAGATATGGGCAACTTCTGGAACCAGCGCCCCGGTGTAGTGATGGGTATAGAAACCGAAAGAGAAAGAACCCCTGAATCAGAAGCGATCTTCCGTACCGAATGGCAGGAGATCATGGATGACTTTCACAACTTTCCATCCATCGTAGTTTGGGTTCCTTTCAACGAAGCCTGGGGGCAGTTCAAGACCGAAGAAATCACCAACTGGACCATGGAACATGATCCCAGCCGTCTGGTTAACTCAGCCAGCGGGGGGAACTTCTTTCCCGTAGGGCACATCATAGATCTGCATAACTACCCTGACCCAGCTATGCCCGATCCAGCGTTTTTTGGTGAAGACAGGATCATAGTGCTGGGAGAGTTTGGAGGCTTAGGCTTACCCGAAGAGGGACATACCTGGCAGGAGAAAGACAACTGGGGTTATCAGAGCTTCAAAAACCAGCAGGAGCTGGGAGCACGTTACAAAAAGCTGATGAACGATCTTATGCCTCTGATTTCCAAAGGACTGTCAGCAGCCATCTACACCCAGACCACCGATGTGGAAGTGGAAACCAACGGCCTGATGACCTACGACCGAAAAGTAATCAAGTTTGATGAAGCACAGATGAAACAACTGCATAACCAACTTATCAATGCTCATGACTAG
- a CDS encoding NAD(P)-dependent oxidoreductase, protein MNKDTTLVVGASGSTGKHLVTQLLNKGEQVKVIVRSPEKLPDAWKNNSQISIIEASILDVSEQDRVNYVKDCHAVASCLGHSPTLKGIYGKPKKLVTDAVSLLCHAIQMNSPKAPVKFVLMNTAGNRNRDLDEPISFWQRLVIGLLRILLPPHQDNEKAADYLSVEVGQKDSSVEWVVVRPDSLIDNDKVTKYELYASPTRSAIFDPGKTSRINVGHFMASLITDDNIWKQWKGKMPVIYNEIA, encoded by the coding sequence ATGAACAAGGATACAACTTTGGTAGTGGGTGCAAGCGGCTCAACGGGGAAACATTTGGTTACTCAACTTTTGAACAAGGGAGAGCAGGTTAAAGTAATTGTGCGCTCTCCTGAAAAACTGCCTGACGCATGGAAAAACAATTCCCAAATTTCAATAATTGAAGCCAGTATATTGGATGTCAGTGAGCAAGATAGGGTCAATTATGTTAAAGACTGTCATGCTGTGGCTTCTTGCCTCGGTCATAGTCCTACTTTGAAAGGAATCTATGGCAAGCCCAAAAAATTAGTGACGGATGCTGTTAGTTTGCTTTGTCACGCCATCCAAATGAACTCCCCGAAAGCTCCCGTAAAATTTGTGCTGATGAATACCGCAGGCAACAGAAACAGGGATCTTGACGAGCCTATCTCTTTTTGGCAAAGGCTGGTTATTGGCCTGCTTAGGATACTGTTGCCTCCTCATCAGGATAATGAAAAAGCCGCAGACTACCTAAGCGTAGAGGTAGGCCAGAAGGACTCTTCAGTAGAATGGGTAGTCGTTCGTCCTGATTCCTTAATAGACAATGACAAAGTGACGAAGTACGAGCTTTACGCTTCTCCTACAAGAAGTGCCATCTTTGATCCGGGTAAAACTAGCCGTATTAATGTGGGGCATTTCATGGCCAGCTTAATAACGGATGATAATATCTGGAAGCAGTGGAAAGGAAAAATGCCAGTTATTTATAATGAGATAGCATGA